A window of Mytilus edulis chromosome 10, xbMytEdul2.2, whole genome shotgun sequence contains these coding sequences:
- the LOC139491059 gene encoding 1-deoxypentalenic acid 11-beta-hydroxylase-like, translating to MATRTVQLGTQMVEFPSDRLQQLEDCNHLLSDVEALHKEIQTKGYLFIRGLHDRQEVLNARQTVLEYVKEQGNGKLVDPWPEGVLEARCGQGCIPFMEGDRKITHSENIQKVLEGPRPKEFFRRFLGEEPRTFDFKWLRGIYREAFTGVHVDRVYMNRGTPNLYTMWTPFGDVTLDMGCLAVCEGSNSLESFQYFQKTYGHLDVEAAKLKGTGWFTTDPWEITEKFGGQWKTSDFKAGDVLIFTMGTAHMSTANLTDLLRISCDTRWQRVSEKADERYMGDNFGSKVKFGLQFKDNKSDEEEVTIEKLKKTWGI from the exons ATGGCGACAAGGACAGTACAACTTGGTACACAAATGGTGGAGTTTCCATCAGATAGGTTACAGCAGCTTGAAGATTGCAATCACTTGTTATCTGATGTAGAGGCGTTACACAAGGAAATACAAACAAAAGG ATACTTATTTATTCGGGGTTTACATGACCGACAAGAAGTACTTAATGCACGACAAACAGTACTAGAATACGTCAAAGAACAAGGCAATGGAAAATTAGTTGACCCTTGGCCTGAGGGAGTATTGGAGGCTAGATGTGGTCAAGGTTGTATACCATTTATGGAG GGAGACAGAAAAATAACGCATTcagaaaatattcaaaaagttttgGAAGGTCCTAGAC caAAGGAATTCTTCAGAAGATTTCTGGGAGAGGAACCAAGAACTTTTGATTTTAAATGGTTAAG AGGTATATACAGAGAGGCATTCACTGGTGTGCATGTAGACCGTGTTTACATGAACAGAGGAACACCTAATCTTTACACAATGTGGACACCATTTGGGGATGTAACACTTGATATGGGATGTTTAGCTGTATGTGAAGGATCTAATTCTCTAGAAAG TTTTCAATACTTCCAGAAAACATATGGACATTTAGATGTTGAAGCTGCAAAACTGAAAG GAACTGGATGGTTTACTACTGATCCATGGGAAATCACAGAGAAATTTGGAGGACAATGGAAAACATCAGACTTCAAAGCAGGAGATGTGTTAATTTTTACCATGGg gacAGCACACATGTCAACAGCTAACTTAACAGACTTGCTCAGAATCAGTTGTGATACAAG ATGGCAAAGAGTGAGTGAAAAAGCAGATGAAAGATACATGGGTGATAATTTTGGATCTAAAGTCAAATTTGGTCTACAATTCAAAGACAATAAAAGTGACGAAGAAGAAGTGACAATAGAAAAATTGAAGAAGACCTGGGGCATTTAA
- the LOC139491061 gene encoding dehydrodolichyl diphosphate synthase complex subunit DHDDS-like: MSTWFPEQPKAWYHRMCLRILGFGQIPKHVAVIMDGNRRFAVKNSMERAEGHLKGFDKLTEVLEWCLDIGITEVTVYAFSIENFKRSKAEVDCLMELARKKFKRLMEEKDKIQEYGVCVRVLGNVSLLPNDIQEIIAEVVTYSKDNTRAILNVCFAYTSRDEMCTAMKEIAEGVSLGLIKDSDVSEELLEKSLYTGNSPNPDLLVRTSGEVRLSDFLLWQTAYSCLAFVKVLWPEFSRWHLYGCILHYQRNYKQLQKAKEQNEADQIRLQRENDYEIVAQQMDQSETESIHTVAKQYANDRENRVNNFVQYLHNKRDKFFHDIAAKSKKSMT; encoded by the exons ATGTCAACGTGGTTCCCTGAGCAGCCTAAGGCATGGTACCACAGAATGTGTTTAAGGATCCTTGGGTTTGGACAAATTCCTAAACATGTAGCCGTTATAATGGATGGCAATAGAAGATTCGCTGTGAAAAATAGTATGGAACGAGCTGAGGGTCATCTGAAAGGTTTTGACAAACTTACAGAG GTTTTAGAATGGTGTTTGGACATTGGAATCACAGAAGTTACTGTTTATGCCTTTAGTATAGAGAACTTTAAGAGATCTAAAGCGGAGGTTGATTGTCTCATGGAACTTGCAAGGAAAAAGTTTAAAAGACTGATGGaagaaaa agaCAAGATACAGGAGTATGGTGTATGTGTGCGTGTGCTGGGGAATGTTAGTTTATTACCCAATGATATACAGGAAATTATAGCAGAGGTTGTCACATACTCTAAAGATAATACCAG GGCCATATTGAATGTTTGTTTTGCCTATACCTCTAGAGATGAGATGTGTACAGCTATGAAAGAAATAGCAGAGGGTGTATCACTTGGATTGATAAAAGACAG cGATGTATCAGAAGAATTATTAGAGAAAAGTCTGTATACAGGAAACTCTCCCAACCCAGATCTCCTTGTAAGGACATCAGGAGAAGTTAGACTTAGTGATTTTTTACTTTGGCAG ACTGCATACAGTTGTTTagcttttgtaaaagttttatggCCAGAATTCAGCAGGTGGCATTTATATGGATGTATTTTACATTACCAAAGAAACTATAAGCAACTTCAG aAGGCCAAAGAACAGAATGAAGCTGACCAAATACGATTACAAAGAGAAAATGATTATGAAATTGTAGCTCAACAAATGGACCAATCAGAAACTGAATCTATACATACAGTTGCTAAACAATATGCAAATGACAGAGAAAATAGGGTCAATAATTTTGTGCAATATCTTCATAACAAACGTGATAAGTTTTTCCATGATATAGCagcaaaaagcaaaaaaagtatGACGTGA